The proteins below come from a single Eremothecium sinecaudum strain ATCC 58844 chromosome II, complete sequence genomic window:
- the RRP5 gene encoding Rrp5p (Syntenic homolog of Ashbya gossypii AFR566C; Syntenic homolog of Saccharomyces cerevisiae YMR229C (RRP5)) — protein sequence MVLKGDNKRKRDEESPLTRQDSTKQPATSSLMKSEELSFPRGGSSALTPLELRQVANEAASDVLFGNGTDSVTEEHPKKKQKSKADKKVKGAANNDQEEVIDVVENLNFKNLKPGTLLLGQICALNKMDICVALPDNLRGYVPLSNISEQFTSILEQLDARMEKDEESGAEESDAEYESDDNDSKTADLIELPKLEKYFKVGQWLRCVVQSNSAMDPHNKKRNRIVLSIEPSNVNQLTDEDLDKHATVQCSVKSIEDHGAILDFGVEGVTGFISKKTMPNFEELMPGSVFLGNLSKRTGRTAMVNLDFNTKKSHVTRISSIDAVIPGQVVDLLCEKITDHGIFGKAFGLVNGFLSIAQLKCFSVAEMKAKYGIGNNVRSRIISTTTTKKGNKSIMLSALPNVLSLDIALLENEALSAFPVGYIFESCTVKGRDSQYVYLSISDDRYGQVHISKIGESPLSETSKARVIGYNNVGGYYLMSTDEKLLERKYLRSCDIPIGEILAGCEISSVSDKGIQLNLFNGQFTAFVPPLHISDIRLVYPERKFKIGSKVKCRVINVDSKGRVYATLKKSLVSVEQEDVHLVSTFEDVKQLVETEGKTLTTVEAFKPSGCIVSFLGKIKAFLPKNEISEAFVKKPQDHLRLGQTFMVKVLQYDEERKKIIVTCKISSKLMAEQRDAIENLIIGRSIVDVTVVEKTKDSVVVEANETGLRGVIYVGHLSDSRIEQNRASLKKLRIGSKLTGLITDKDVKTKVFNLTCKKSLMEDAEKGLLPLTYEDIKSKKEDTPMHGYIKSISDKGVFVAFTGKFVGLVLPSYAAETRDIDISKKYYINQSVTAYLLRTDDENERFLLSLIAASKSVNKTDPNEVQVINPVDASRKNISDYTTGSVTKAKITSIKKTQLNVMLGDNLHGRIDVSEVYDSIEEIRDIKAPLSPFKRGDIIDVKVIGFHNSKTHKFLPVSHKTGVSTVLELSAKKSELKGNTSMISFENIKVGENLVGYVNNCTKDFLWLTISPVLKAKIPNFELSDDSSIFDSSIPESFPLGSAIMVNVTELDKEHHIAVVSARSHVIKSLDDLATGDVIPARLAKVKESYLLLDVGNKITGVSFITDAMNDYSSTLEDVFAEKVGSMFSATVIQIDKKSKRLNLSLRSVSPVDRAISGHNDLKRGDVVRGFIKNTTDKGVFVYLSRHVQGFVPVSKLTDSFIKDWKKFYQPMQPVTTKVVNCDDDHHILLTMRESEINGDLKLLKNLADIKVGDIFDGMVKSVTDFGVFVKLNNTANITGLAHISQISDKKVNDLSQLFAEGDKVRAIVLKTNTSKKQVSLGLKASYFSKQTSQEKNEETEEMEEAEETQVPEEAEVVEDEAETIVEEAPESEQEEEIDYNMESEDEQDASNVPQKKTTSVPNNGLSLSTSFDWTANILNQTMDNEESSDEDEDFTSTKKHRKSKKHTQVVDRTIDINTRAPESVADFERLLIGDPNSSVLWMNYMAFQLQLSEIEKARELAERALKTINYREEAERLNVWIAMLNLENTFGSEETLEDVFKRACQYMDSYTIHCKLISIYQMSEKHQKASELFKATSKKFGSEKVSIWVSWCEFLLDNGKNDECHNILATALKSLPTRSHIEVVRKFAQLEYAKGSVEQGRSLFEGLLADAPKRIDLWNVYIDQEIKKGDKKITEALFERVMTKKITRKQAKFFFNKWLHFEEQQDDQRAVEYVKAKAAEYVQKNQPVDEE from the coding sequence TTTGGTAATGGCACCGATTCTGTTACTGAGGAGCACccaaagaagaagcaaaaATCTAAAGCTGATAAGAAGGTTAAGGGTGCAGCTAATAACGATCAAGAGGAGGTGATTGATGTGGTAGAGAACCTGAATTTCAAGAATTTGAAGCCAGGGACCTTGTTATTGGGTCAAATTTGTGCCCTTAACAAAATGGACATTTGTGTTGCTCTTCCAGACAATCTTCGTGGCTATGTTCCTTTGTCTAACATATCGGAACAGTTTACGTCTATTCTAGAGCAATTGGATGCGCGCATGGAAAAGGATGAAGAGTCAGGAGCTGAAGAGAGCGATGCGGAATACGAATCCGACGATAATGACTCTAAAACAGCGGACCTAATAGAACTTCCAAAACTGGAGAAATACTTCAAAGTTGGCCAGTGGCTAAGGTGCGTAGTTCAAAGTAACTCTGCAATGGATCCCCATAACAAGAAGAGGAATAGAATTGTGTTATCCATCGAACCATCAAATGTGAATCAATTAACAGATGAAGATTTGGACAAGCATGCTACTGTACAGTGTAGTGTCAAGAGCATTGAAGACCATGGTGCCATCTTAGATTTTGGTGTAGAAGGTGTGACCGGTTTTATTTCCAAGAAAACTATGCCAAATTTTGAAGAGCTAATGCCAGGTTCTGTTTTCCTTGGAAATCTTTCCAAGAGAACTGGTCGTACTGCAATGGTAAATTTGGACTTCAACACTAAAAAGTCTCATGTTACTCGGATCTCTTCCATAGACGCCGTTATCCCTGGTCAGGTAGTGGACTTATTGTGCGAGAAGATAACAGATCATGGTATATTTGGTAAGGCTTTTGGATTAGTGAACGGCTTTTTGAGCATAGCCCAGTTAAAGTGTTTCTCAGTCGCCGAAATGAAAGCAAAATATGGTATTGGAAACAACGTCAGGTCCAGGATTATTTCAACTACAACCACTAAGAAGGGTAATAAATCGATAATGTTATCTGCTTTACCAAATGTTCTGTCATTAGATATTGCATTGTTGGAAAACGAGGCATTGAGCGCTTTCCCTGTTGGCTACATCTTTGAATCATGTACTGTAAAGGGTCGTGATTCTCAGTATGTATACTTATCGATTTCGGATGATCGTTATGGCCAAGTTCACATTTCCAAGATTGGTGAATCTCCATTATCGGAAACTTCGAAAGCCAGAGTTATTGGGTACAACAACGTAGGTGGTTATTATTTAATGTCAACCGACGAAAAACTGCTGGAGCGCAAGTATCTACGTAGCTGTGATATTCCAATAGGAGAAATTCTAGCTGGATGTGAGATTTCTTCGGTCTCTGACAAGGGCATTCAATTGAACTTATTTAATGGACAATTCACAGCATTCGTACCACCTTTGCATATATCAGATATTAGGTTGGTTTACCCAGAGAGAAAATTCAAGATAGGCTCCAAGGTTAAATGTAGAGTTATTAACGTTGACAGTAAAGGCCGTGTATACGCTACTTTGAAGAAATCTTTGGTTTCAGTAGAACAGGAAGATGTCCACTTGGTTTCTActtttgaagatgttaAACAACTAGTTGAGACCGAAGGAAAGACACTAACCACTGTGGAAGCATTTAAGCCTAGTGGATGCATTGTTTCATTTTTGGGTAAAATCAAGGCCTTTTTACCTAAAAATGAGATATCTGAAGCTTTTGTTAAGAAGCCTCAAGACCACTTACGTTTAGGTCAAACGTTTATGGTAAAAGTTCTACAATATGATGAGGAACGTAAGAAGATTATTGTTACCTGTAAAATTTCATCTAAGTTAATGGCTGAGCAACGTGATGCCATAGAGAACCTAATTATTGGTAGATCTATAGTTGATGTTACTGTTGTTGAGAAGACAAAGGACTCAGTTGTTGTTGAGGCAAATGAAACTGGTCTACGTGGTGTAATTTATGTTGGTCACCTTTCAGATTCGAGAATTGAACAAAACAGAGCATCATTAAAGAAGTTGAGAATTGGCTCCAAATTGACTGGTTTAATAACTGACAAAGATGTCAAAACCAAGGTATTTAACTTGACTTGCAAGAAATCCTTGATGGAAGATGCTGAAAAGGGTTTGTTACCTTTAACATATGAAGATATTAAGAGCAAGAAGGAAGATACACCTATGCATGGGTATATTAAATCTATTTCTGATAAGGGCGTATTTGTTGCATTTACTGGAAAATTTGTAGGCCTCGTTCTTCCTAGTTATGCTGCAGAAACTAGAGATATCGACATCTCCAAAAAGTACTATATTAACCAATCTGTCACCGCTTATCTTCTAAGAACTGATGACGAGAATGAAAGATTCTTGCTTTCTCTGATCGCGGCTAGTAAGTCTGTTAATAAGACCGATCCCAATGAAGTACAAGTGATCAATCCAGTCGATGCTTCTCGGAAGAACATCTCTGATTACACAACAGGCTCTGTAACCAAGGCTAAGATTACATCAATCAAGAAGACACAATTAAACGTGATGCTAGGGGATAATTTGCATGGACGTATAGATGTGTCTGAGGTATATGATTCAATTGAGGAAATAAGAGATATTAAGGCTCCTTTGTCACCTTTTAAGAGAGGTGATATCATAGATGTTAAAGTCATTGGATTCCATAATTCTAAGACTCACAAATTTTTGCCTGTGTCTCACAAAACTGGTGTAAGCACTGTTTTAGAATTATCTGCTAAGAAATCAGAGTTGAAAGGTAACACTTCTATGATCAGCTTTGAGAACATAAAGGTTGGGGAAAATTTAGTCGGTTACGTTAACAACTGCACTAAAGATTTTCTATGGTTGACTATTTCACCAGTCTTGAAGGCTAAGATTCCAAACTTTGAGCTGTCTGATGATAGTTCGATTTTTGACTCCAGTATTCCAGAAAGTTTTCCATTGGGTTCTGCAATTATGGTTAATGTTACTGAACTTGACAAAGAACATCATATCGCTGTGGTTTCCGCTAGATCGCATGTTATCAAGAGCCTTGATGACTTGGCGACTGGTGATGTCATTCCAGCACGTCTTGCTAAAGTTAAGGAATCTTATTTGCTGCTCGATGTCGGGAACAAGATAACAGGTGTTTCCTTTATCACTGATGCTATGAATGACTACTCTTCAACCTTAGAAGACGTATTTGCTGAAAAGGTCGGTTCAATGTTTTCAGCTACTGTTATACAAATTGATAAGAAGTCAAAGAGATTGAACTTGTCTTTGCGTAGCGTAAGTCCGGTGGATCGTGCCATCTCAGGCCACAATGACTTAAAGAGGGGCGATGTTGTTCGTGGTTTTATTAAAAACACAACAGATAAAGGTGTGTTTGTCTACTTAAGCAGACATGTCCAAGGTTTTGTCCCAGTGAGCAAGTTAACTGACTCCTTCATCAAGGACTGGAAGAAATTCTATCAACCTATGCAGCCAGTCACGACTAAGGTTGTAAACTGCGATGATGACCATCATATCCTTTTGACGATGAGGGAATCTGAAATTAATGGTGACTTGAAGCTGCTAAAGAACCTAGCGGATATAAAGGTTGGCGATATATTTGATGGTATGGTTAAGAGTGTTACCGACTTTGGTGTATTTGTTAAGTTGAATAACACTGCCAACATTACTGGTTTAGCACATATCAGTCAGATTTCTGATAAGAAGGTTAATGATTTAAGCCAATTATTTGCCGAGGGAGACAAGGTCAGAGCTATTGTGTTGAAAACCAATACTAGCAAGAAACAAGTTTCTTTGGGTTTGAAGGCATCGTATTTCAGCAAGCAGACATCTCAAGAGAAGAATGAAGAAACCGAAGAAATGGAAGAAGCGGAGGAGACTCAAGTCCCTGAAGAGGCTGAAGTGGTTGAAGATGAAGCAGAAACTATCGTTGAAGAGGCTCCAGAGTCTGAGCAGGAGGAAGAAATCGACTACAATATGGAATCTGAAGATGAACAGGATGCTTCAAATGTTCCTCAGAAGAAGACTACGTCTGTTCCTAACAATGGCTTGTCATTAAGTACTTCATTTGATTGGACAGCTAATATTCTAAATCAAACGATGGACAATGAGGAATCTAGTGATGAAGACGAAGACTTCACTTCTACCAAAAAACACAGAAAATCCAAGAAGCATACCCAAGTTGTGGACAGGACCATTGACATTAATACTAGAGCCCCAGAATCTGTTGCTGATTTTGAGAGATTGTTAATAGGTGACCCTAACTCGTCTGTGCTATGGATGAATTACATGGCATTCCAACTTCAACTAAGTGAAATAGAAAAGGCCCGCGAACTAGCAGAACGTGCTTTGAAGACGATCAATTATAGGGAAGAAGCAGAGAGGTTGAATGTTTGGATAGCAATGTTAAACTTAGAGAACACCTTCGGTTCGGAGGAAACTTTGGAAGATGTCTTCAAGAGAGCATGTCAATACATGGACTCTTACACCATCCATTGCAAATTAATCAGCATCTACCAGATGAGTGAAAAGCATCAAAAAGCCAGTGAACTGTTTAAGGCCACAAGCAAGAAGTTCGGTTCTGAAAAGGTCTCTATCTGGGTCTCTTGGTGTGAGTTCCTACTTGACAACGGTAAAAATGATGAGTGCCACAACATTCTAGCTACCGCCCTAAAGTCCTTACCAACGCGCAGTCATATCGAGGTCGTCAGGAAATTTGCTCAGCTGGAATATGCCAAGGGTAGCGTAGAGCAGGGAAGATCTTTATTCGAAGGACTTCTAGCTGATGCACCCAAGCGTATTGACCTGTGGAATGTATATATAGATCAGGAAATCAAGAAGGGGGACAAAAAGATTACAGAAGCCCTCTTCGAGCGTGTTATGACCAAGAAGATTACCAGAAAACAAGCGAAGTTCTTTTTCAACAAGTGGCTACATTTTGAAGAGCAACAGGATGACCAGCGCGCTGTTGAATATGTTAAAGCAAAGGCTGCTGAATATGTTCAAAAGAATCAACCTGTAGACGAAGAATAA
- a CDS encoding HBL353Wp (Syntenic homolog of Ashbya gossypii AFR565C; Syntenic homolog of Ashbya gossypii NOHBY653; No homolog in Saccharomyces cerevisiae; Syntenic homolog of Kluyveromyces lactis KLLA0B08261g), with the protein MTQSSTRRNYLYLLPVSFISGIVLSWLIRSHSNVGTQSNIGHQEVAMHLDMNKLGFDKVTECVTETSLPLQFCYDGFSRWSAQEAEIKFKADVAEQYKSCVTNVGFMIEDNESVSNQRVLSSIHRCILNAEYPESVTTGGKKVKDTRPKVLFGKLFGKVYDFFKFMLILSIVMFQVYLCSDSIFRKDNSEKDEASKVNTNSDQSSKAVGPAPQKEKKLTEIPRNRKAPSKTDPQSRLKGPNPESENSAPEDTDSNVPKASPANSSPQTPQKNSGSLVSTQCKNRVIINCKEKGLVFDMTTKEGIQKWRDYVNRGKSHTIPTREKAMGPTQVCLTPIANQPIDFSRISLYDHNGKAFRRIFVPGLGWITRDRCIQLMQEQGYKENQVRGLDY; encoded by the coding sequence ATGACGCAAAGTTCTACAAGAAGAAATTATCTATACTTACTCCCGGTTTCGTTCATTAGCGGAATAGTACTATCTTGGCTAATCAGATCTCATTCGAATGTGGGAACGCAAAGCAATATTGGCCACCAAGAGGTTGCCATGCACCTCGACATGAATAAGTTGGGATTTGATAAGGTTACAGAGTGTGTAACCGAAACATCGTTACCATTACAATTTTGCTACGATGGATTTAGCCGCTGGTCTGCCCAAGAGGCAGAAATAAAATTTAAAGCAGACGTAGCAGAGCAGTACAAAAGCTGTGTTACAAACGTTGGGTTTATGATTGAGGACAATGAAAGCGTGTCTAACCAACGCGTTTTGTCTAGTATCCACCGTTGCATTCTTAATGCCGAATATCCTGAATCTGTAACCACAGGCGGCAAAAAGGTCAAGGACACAAGACCTAAGGTTTTATTTGGAAAATTATTTGGCAAGGTGTACGACTTCTTTAAGTTTATGTTGATACTATCTATTGTTATGTTCCAGGTATACTTGTGCAGTGACAGCATATTCCGTAAGGACAATAGCGAAAAGGATGAAGCATCCAAGGTCAACACTAATAGCGATCAATCATCCAAAGCAGTTGGTCCAGCACCACAAAAAGAGAAGAAGCTAACAGAAATCCCAAGAAATAGAAAGGCTCCGTCAAAAACTGACCCGCAGTCCAGACTTAAGGGACCAAACCCGGAATCTGAAAACTCTGCGCCCGAAGACACTGATAGTAACGTTCCTAAAGCTTCTCCGGCCAACTCATCTCCCCAAACGCCTCAGAAGAATAGCGGTAGTCTAGTATCCACACAATGCAAGAACCGCGTTATCATCAATTGCAAGGAAAAGGGTCTAGTCTTCGACATGACGACAAAGGAAGGAATACAAAAATGGCGTGATTACGTAAACAGAGGAAAGTCTCACACAATTCCTACTAGGGAAAAGGCGATGGGACCCACACAGGTGTGTTTGACACCTATAGCAAATCAACCCATTGATTTTAGCCGCATTTCACTTTATGATCACAATGGCAAAGCATTCCGCCGAATTTTTGTTCCTGGTCTTGGTTGGATAACCAGAGACAGATGCATCCAACTAATGCAAGAACAGGGTTATAAGGAAAACCAGGTGCGCGGGTTGGACTATTAA
- the MTF1 gene encoding RNA polymerase specificity factor (Syntenic homolog of Ashbya gossypii AFR564W; Syntenic homolog of Saccharomyces cerevisiae YMR228W (MTF1)): MSLLSKFSLQEYMKACGVVNMNCGRIVNTDRNLYKTIFTKLALEKQYPDTSKLQVVELYPAVGMSSLAFHEVYKPKLQVLMEPKLSFGKLIKSHLELISSIKLYPKHPYLWESFISLIEDKTIVVEKQSRDHIHDSFLIMGNLTDKSGEQLYMQYLQCVGNRNWLQRFGLVRMLFWVRHKTAIKILAPLHSGKRSRCSLMTEAFTNTKLVATTDQNIKEYDERVLKEHDPVIFSDQKDDYALVEICPKEHNIDLDNWDYCIQRLMIMRSTPLRDTLEILGHGASEYLRPRLKDTLLSLRPMDLTVEDFSTIAREFANWPFKPTSLIDFYEPTEDH; the protein is encoded by the coding sequence ATGAGTCTCCTTTCTAAATTTTCTTTGCAGGAGTACATGAAGGCATGTGGCGTCGTAAACATGAACTGCGGCAGAATCGTGAATACCGACAGAAACTTATACAAGACTATCTTTACTAAGCTTGCTTTGGAAAAGCAGTACCCAGATACTTCTAAGCTACAGGTTGTTGAATTATATCCAGCTGTTGGTATGTCTAGTTTAGCGTTCCATGAAGTTTATAAACCAAAATTACAGGTGCTTATGGAACCCAAACTCTCTTTCGGTAAACTAATAAAAAGTCATCTAGAACTCATCAGTTCGATTAAACTCTATCCTAAGCATCCATATTTATGGGAATCTTTTATTAGTCTAATAGAGGATAAGACTATTGTTGTGGAGAAACAATCAAGAGATCATATACATGACAGTTTTTTAATTATGGGCAATTTGACAGATAAGTCAGGTGAGCAATTATATATGCAGTACCTACAGTGTGTTGGCAATAGAAATTGGCTGCAACGTTTCGGTCTAGTTAGAATGCTGTTTTGGGTCCGGCATAAAACTGCAATTAAGATCTTGGCTCCCCTCCATAGTGGTAAAAGATCGAGATGCTCTCTTATGACGGAGGCATTCACAAATACTAAACTGGTTGCTACTACTGATCAGAACATAAAAGAATATGACGAAAGGGTCCTGAAAGAACACGACCCTGTTATCTTTTCAGATCAAAAAGATGACTATGCGTTAGTGGAGATTTGCCCTAAGGAGCACAATATAGACCTCGATAATTGGGATTACTGCATACAGCGGCTAATGATTATGAGGAGTACCCCATTGAGAGACACATTGGAGATCCTGGGACACGGAGCAAGCGAATACTTGAGGCCAAGGCTCAAGGATACGCTACTAAGTCTGCGTCCTATGGATTTGACTGTGGAAGATTTTTCCACAATCGCAAGGGAGTTTGCAAACTGGCCATTTAAACCAACATCGTTGATAGATTTTTACGAGCCAACTGAAGATCATTAG
- the TAF7 gene encoding TATA-binding protein-associated factor TAF7 (Syntenic homolog of Ashbya gossypii AFR563C; Syntenic homolog of Saccharomyces cerevisiae YMR227C (TAF7)), with translation MGPIVKIKKPKNTGDDQGDGQPKLKKIKLKSSTVRDDTKKTTHQSPQPSNAANTKIKLMIKKKDIEPSPSSDSKQSMKLKLNIKRDSITPVPSASSGAKTKAPKIRVKPPRIPGEGYDSEASDIEEDPLIEEGIILRVLPDIQAEFVKNSIESGDYSGISIKWKGERHAIVRINDYQYGAVLVNIPTLLEVNKSVDGKNLLKTFDVSQMLLCIAMINREEEVFDLHPPDTEDLVKKHFERYQAEITESRKKILTGFQGGSLTDAESKHLDAIAEKAYDYKHGITPPLYNVRNRRFRRRMGSTEMDYVEKTVELLLKQDAEAEEFSYDLVDEDSLAQKTSSNIDLVNYAKQNSTNAMSPSQTAAANLSVDSTLFGDKFDNVDHEDHEDFELELEQALQDSSDREKGRTLSGDEQPPADEAGDEVEQDNGEEEDEDEEDEEDEDEEDEFGQKNPKPETNEDLQHNELLKDELGELESILQQNKDKLAKATNPLLKSRFIDSINKLEKEVEIKRKQLLASEETLQNSNTIAPEVPVAPTSRPPRAEDEEEEEEEEEEEEEEEEEEEEMEEEEEEEDEEEEENNEQQPTDQRSQQDEELDQDDMDMMILFGAEGDD, from the coding sequence ATGGGTCCTATTGTTAAGATTAAGAAGCCTAAAAATACCGGTGATGACCAGGGAGACGGGCAGCCTAAACTTAAGAAGATTAAACTTAAGAGTAGTACTGTACGGGATGATACGAAGAAAACAACCCATCAATCACCGCAGCCTTCCAATGCAGCGAATACAAAGATTAAGCTAATGATTAAAAAGAAGGATATTGAGCCTTCACCAAGCAGTGATTCAAAGCAATCGATGAAACTAAAGCTGAACATTAAGAGAGATTCAATTACGCCAGTGCCATCTGCAAGTTCAGGTGCGAAAACCAAAGCTCCAAAAATACGCGTTAAGCCCCCAAGGATTCCGGGAGAAGGATACGATTCCGAGGCATCAGATATAGAAGAGGATCCTTTGATAGAAGAAGGTATAATATTGCGGGTGCTCCCGGATATCCAGGCGGAATTTGTGAAAAATTCTATTGAAAGTGGTGATTACTCTGGCATAAGCATTAAGTGGAAGGGCGAAAGACATGCAATTGTAAGAATTAACGACTATCAGTACGGTGCAGTGCTTGTTAATATTCCTACGTTGTTAGAAGTAAACAAATCAGTTGATGGGAAAAATCTGCTTAAGACATTTGACGTTTCGCAAATGCTACTTTGCATTGCGATGATAAATCGAGAGGAGGAGGTATTTGACCTTCATCCCCCGGATACAGAAGACCTAGTAAAGAAGCATTTTGAAAGATATCAGGCAGAAATAACGGAATCCAGGAAAAAGATATTAACTGGCTTCCAAGGTGGTTCCCTGACAGACGCAGAAAGCAAGCACTTAGACGCGATCGCTGAAAAAGCATACGACTACAAGCATGGTATAACTCCTCCCCTCTATAATGTGCGTAACAGGCGGTTCCGACGCCGAATGGGCTCTACTGAAATGGACTATGTGGAGAAGACGGTAGAACTTCTGCTGAAACAAGATGCGGAGGCAGAGGAGTTCAGCTATGACCTTGTGGACGAAGACTCGCTAGCTCAGAAGACTTCGTCTAACATTGACCTAGTCAATTATGCCAAACAGAATAGTACAAATGCTATGTCACCTTCTCAGACCGCCGCTGCAAACTTGTCGGTAGATAGCACCTTATTTGGTGACAAGTTCGACAACGTTGATCACGAAGATCATGAAGACTTCGAGCTAGAACTCGAACAAGCGCTACAAGACTCCAGTGATAGAGAAAAAGGTCGCACCCTGTCGGGTGACGAGCAGCCTCCGGCTGACGAGGCGGGAGATGAGGTTGAACAAGACAATGGCGAGGAAGAAGACGAggatgaggaagatgaagaggaCGAGGATGAGGAGGACGAATTCGGCCAGAAGAACCCCAAACCGGAAACGAACGAAGATTTGCAGCATAATGAACTTCTCAAGGACGAACTGGGTGAACTTGAGAGCATTCTACAACAAAACAAGGACAAACTGGCAAAGGCAACGAATCCATTGCTAAAGTCGCGTTTCATCGACAGCATCAACAAACTCGAAAAAGAAGTAGAAATAAAGCGTAAGCAACTGCTCGCAAGCGAAGAAACTTTACAGAACAGCAATACAATCGCGCCAGAGGTTCCCGTCGCACCAACATCACGCCCTCCAAGAGCggaagatgaagaggaagaagaagaagaggaagaagaggaggaagaagaagaagaagaggaagaagagatggaggaggaagaagaagaagaagatgaagaagaagaagaaaataatgaaCAGCAGCCTACTGATCAAAGGTCCCAACAAGACGAAGAACTTGACCAAGATGATATGGACATGATGATATTATTTGGAGCGGAAGGTGACGACTAA